The sequence ACGCCCGAGCGCCCGCGCGAGCATCGTCTTGCCGACCCCCGGCACGTCCTCGATGAGCAGGTGCCCCTCCGCGAGCAGCACGGTCAGCGCGAGCCGGACGACGTCCGGTTTGCCCTCGATGACCGTCTCGACGGCGCTCCGCACCCGGCCCGCCGTCCCGCTCAGCTCTCTCAGGTCCCCCCGCGCGTCGGCGCGCTCGTCAAAGGTCGTCACCCGGCCCTCCTCGGCCCACGGCCCCGAGCGGGGCCACCCCGTCCACCGGGTTGCGCCCGGCTCGCGGCGAGCCGGCACCCGACATGTCCTGGACCCCGCGCGGACCACTCCACGCGGGCTCCCCACGCATTCTTGTTGCCGTTATCGGTTCGTGTCACTCGCCCGCGGACAACAGCTCACCGCTTGTCAGTCCTTGCGGCATTTGTCCGCCGGATCCGGCCGGTACCCGGCCGCTGCGACCAGCGCGACCGCCGGTACCCGGCCGCGACGGCCAGCGGACCCTGGGCACGGGTCCGGACGCCGCGCGGCCGGGGGAGGGACCGGCTCAGGCCGCCGGGGCGGGGTCGACCTCGTGCAGCAGCCCCGTGTGCACGTCGAAGACGAAGCCGCGCACGTCGTTCGCCTCGACCAGGAACGGCGAGGTGCGCACCCGCTGCATCGACTGCCGCACGTCCTGCTCCGCGTTCGTGAACGCCTCGACCGCCCACGAGGGACGCTGGCCCACCTCGCGCTCCAGCTCGTGGCGGAAGTCCTCCGTCAGCGATTCGAGGCCGCAGTTGGTGTGGTGGATGAGGACGACGCTGCGGGTGCCCAGCGCGCGCTGGCTGATGGTCAGGGACCGGATCACGTCATCGGTCACCACACCGCCCGCGTTGCGGATCGTGTGGCAGTCGCCGAGGTCGAGGCCGAGCGCGGCGTGCAGGTCGAGACGGGCGTCCATGCACGCCACGACGGCGACCTTCTGCACGGGCCGGGCGTCCATGCCGGGGTCGGTGAACGTCTTCGCGTACGCCTCGTTCGCGGCGACGAGCCGGTCGGTGACCGAGGTGTTGGGGGTGATGGGGGCGGAAGTCATGCTCCAGACGGTACCGAACCGCGGCGGCGGGCCCGTCGCGCGCGTATCCGTACGAACGTGATCATGGCGCGCGGGCCCGGGTTTCACGGGCTCCGCGACGCGCAGGGTCGTTGATTGACCGGGCGACAGGGTGGACTAAAGTGACGCGAAGCGGGACCCCGGACACCCCGCCGGAGACTGTCGCGGTCCCGTGCCCGCCGCGGCCCCGCGTCCCGGGGCCGCTTCTCCACGACGCGCGGCGGACACGTACGACCCGGCCCCCTCCCGTTCCGGCCGGCCGGTGCCGCGAGGCGCCGGCGGGTCACTCCCCTTCCGAGCGGGAGGGGACCAGGCCGCGCGTCCCGCCGCGCAAGGGGAGCGCCGGGGGAGCACAGCGCGGGACCAATGCGCGGGACCAGGGCGCGAGGCGCCTTTCGACGAGGGTGACGGGCAGGACATTGCACACGGACCACACGCCCGAGGGCACAGCACCCGACGGCACAGCGCAGGACCCGCCCGCACCGGCCGCGGGGACGGCCGAGGGGCGTCACGTGCCCGTCATGCTGCGCCGCTGCCTCGACCTCCTCGGCCCCGCCCTCGCCGAGCCCGGCGCCGTCGTCGTCGACTGCACCCTCGGCCTCGGCGGCCACAGCGAGGCCCTGCTCAGCACCTTCCCCGCCGCCCGCCTCGTCGCGCTCGACCGCGACAAGGAGGCGCTGCGCCTCGCCGGGGAGCGCCTCGCCCCCTTCGGCGAGCGCGCGATGCTCGCCCACGCCGTCTACGACGAGCTGCCCGACGTGCTCGACCGGCTCGGCATCCCGCGCGTCCAGGGCATCCTCTTCGACCTCGGCGTCTCCTCGATGCAGCTCGACGAGGCCGACCGCGGCTTCGCCTACGCGCAGGACGCCCCGCTCGACATGCGCATGGACCAGACGGCGGGCCTGAGCGCCGCCGAGGTCCTCAACACCTACCCGCCCGGGGAACTCGTCCGCATCCTGCGCACCTACGGGGAGGAGAAGCAGGCCCGCCGGATCGTCTCCGCTGTCGTGCGCGAGCGCGAGAAGGAGCCCTTCGCCCGCAGCGCGCGCCTCGTCGAGCTGATCCGCGAGGCGCTGCCGCAGGCCGCCAAGCGCACCGGCGGGAACCCGGCGAAGCGCACCTTCCAGGCCCTGCGCATCGAGGTCAACGGCGAACTGTCGGTCCTGGAACGCGCGATCCCCGCGGCGGTCAACACCCTCGCCGTCGGCGGCCGGATCGCCGTCCTCGCCTACCACTCCCTGGAGGACAGGCTCGTCAAGCAGGTCCTGTCCACCGGGGCCACGAGCACCGCCCCGCCCGGCCTCCCCGTCGTCCCCGAGCGCTACCAGCCCCGCCTCAAACTCCTCACGCGCGGCGCCGAACTGCCCGCCGAGGAGGAGGTCGCCGCCAACCGCCGTGCCGCGCCCGCCCGCCTGCGCGGAGCAGAGCGCATCCGCGAGGGGGCCGTGTGAGCGGACGCAGGCCGCCCCGTACCCGTACCGGAACCGGCCGCAGCCGCGGCAGGGGAACCGGCCGTCGCGCCCGCGCGTGTCACCCCCCGGAGGAGTCGTGAACGGTGTCCTGCGCGGCCGGGCGGCGGCGCTCGCCCGGCTGCTGCCCGAGCGCGGCACGAACCGGGCGGCGCGCACGCCCTTCGTGCTGCTCGTCGTCGTGCTCCTCGCCGGGGGGCTCATCACGCTCCTCGTGCTCAACTCCTCGCTCAACGAGGGCTCCTTCCAGGTGAGCCGGCTCAAGAAGCAGTCCACGGACCTCACCGACGAGCAGCAGGAACTCCAGCGGGACGTGGACGCGTACTCCGCGCCCGACGCCCTCGCCCGCCGCGCCGCCGAGCTGGGCATGGTGCCGGGCGGCGACCCGGCGTTCCTCGCGCCGGACGGGACGGTACGGGGCCGCGCCTCGGCCGCGCCCCCCGTCGCCCTCGTACGGCCGAGCGCACCGGAGCAGCCCGCCCCGAAGCCGAGCCCCACACCGACGGCCTCCCCGAGCCCGAGCACGAGCCAGAGCCAGAGCCCGAGCACGAGCCCGAGCACGAGCCCGAACCCCGGCCCAGGCTCCACTCCGGGCCCGGGCGCCAGCACCTCCCCGAGTCCCACCCCCACCCCGTACACGAGCCCGGACCCCACCCCCGGAAGGTGACGCCGTGACCGACAGGGAACCGCCCCGCCGCCGGGTGCCAGGCCCCGCCAGGCCCGCCGAACGCCCGCGTGCCGGGGCGCGGGCGGGAGCCCGCCCGGGGCCCGGCGCCCGGCCGCGCCGCAGCCCCTCAGGACCGGGGCCCAGGCTCCAGGGGCCGCGCACCATCCGCCTCGGCTCGCCGCGCCCCAGGCTCCGGCTCGTCGGCGTCACGATCACGCTGATCATGGCGGTCTTCGTGGGGCGGCTGCTCCAGATCCAGGCCGTCGACGCGGACTCCTTCACGACGGCCGCGCAGAAGAACCGCGTCGTCGTCCACGAGATCGCCCCCGAGCGCGGCGCCGTGACCGACCGCAAGGGGGTCGAGCTGGCCACGAGCGTCGACGCCTACGACATCACCGCCGACCCCTCGATGTTCGGCCGCGAGCAGACCCACGTGAAGGACGCCCCCGAGCAGGCCGCGGCCCTCCTCGCCCCGATCCTCGGCAAGGACGAGGAGGAGGTGGCCGCCCAGTTGCGCGGCACGGGCCGCTACGCGCTCCTCGCGACCCGGCAGACCCCGCAGGTCTGGACGCAGATCAAGGACCTCAAGAACGCCTTCCAGGAGAAGGCCACGAAGGACAGGCCCAGCATCCTCGCCGGGGTCTTCCAGGAGCCGACGAGCAAACGCGTCTACCCCAACGGGGACCTCGCCGCCGGGATACTGGGCTGGGTCAACTCCGAGGGCAAGGGCGCGGGCGGCCTGGAGGCGCAGTACGAGACCTCCCTCGCGGGCACCCCCGGCGAGGTGCGCTACGCGCAGGCCGGGGGCCGCCAGGTCCCCACGGCGGGTGGCAGCGAGCACCCCGCCGTGGCCGGTACGGACGTGCGGCTCACCCTCGACCGCGACATCCAGTGGGCCGCGCAGCAGGCCATCACCGACCAGGTGAAGAAGTCCAAGGCCGACCGCGGCTACGTCATCGTCCAGGACACCCGTACCGGAGAGATCCTCGCGCTCGCCAACGCGCCCGGCTTCGACCCGAACGACCTGCGGCACGCCGACGTGGACGCGCTCGGCAACCCGGCCCTCCAGGACGCCTACGAACCCGGCTCCACCAGCAAGATCATGTCCATGGCCGCCGTCCTGGAGGAGAACAAGGCGACCCCGGGCACCCACGTCACCGTGCCCGGCGAACTGCGCCGCGGCGACCGCATCTTCCACGACGACATCGCGCACGGCACCTGGCACCTCACCCTCAACGGGGTGCTCGCCAAGTCCTCCAACATCGGCACGATCCTCGCCACCGGACAGCTCGGCGGGACGCAGCAGCAGGCGAACCGGGTTCTCCACT comes from Streptomyces sp. Tu6071 and encodes:
- the rsmH gene encoding 16S rRNA (cytosine(1402)-N(4))-methyltransferase RsmH, with protein sequence MPVMLRRCLDLLGPALAEPGAVVVDCTLGLGGHSEALLSTFPAARLVALDRDKEALRLAGERLAPFGERAMLAHAVYDELPDVLDRLGIPRVQGILFDLGVSSMQLDEADRGFAYAQDAPLDMRMDQTAGLSAAEVLNTYPPGELVRILRTYGEEKQARRIVSAVVREREKEPFARSARLVELIREALPQAAKRTGGNPAKRTFQALRIEVNGELSVLERAIPAAVNTLAVGGRIAVLAYHSLEDRLVKQVLSTGATSTAPPGLPVVPERYQPRLKLLTRGAELPAEEEVAANRRAAPARLRGAERIREGAV
- a CDS encoding beta-class carbonic anhydrase, with the protein product MTSAPITPNTSVTDRLVAANEAYAKTFTDPGMDARPVQKVAVVACMDARLDLHAALGLDLGDCHTIRNAGGVVTDDVIRSLTISQRALGTRSVVLIHHTNCGLESLTEDFRHELEREVGQRPSWAVEAFTNAEQDVRQSMQRVRTSPFLVEANDVRGFVFDVHTGLLHEVDPAPAA
- a CDS encoding peptidoglycan D,D-transpeptidase FtsI family protein, which encodes MTDREPPRRRVPGPARPAERPRAGARAGARPGPGARPRRSPSGPGPRLQGPRTIRLGSPRPRLRLVGVTITLIMAVFVGRLLQIQAVDADSFTTAAQKNRVVVHEIAPERGAVTDRKGVELATSVDAYDITADPSMFGREQTHVKDAPEQAAALLAPILGKDEEEVAAQLRGTGRYALLATRQTPQVWTQIKDLKNAFQEKATKDRPSILAGVFQEPTSKRVYPNGDLAAGILGWVNSEGKGAGGLEAQYETSLAGTPGEVRYAQAGGRQVPTAGGSEHPAVAGTDVRLTLDRDIQWAAQQAITDQVKKSKADRGYVIVQDTRTGEILALANAPGFDPNDLRHADVDALGNPALQDAYEPGSTSKIMSMAAVLEENKATPGTHVTVPGELRRGDRIFHDDIAHGTWHLTLNGVLAKSSNIGTILATGQLGGTQQQANRVLHSYLHKFGIGSPTGLGFPGETSGILAPPDKWNTSQQYTIPFGQGLSINAVQAASVYSTIANGGVRTEPTLVKATKGPDGRWAPTDPAKKTRVVSDRTAKTLATMLESVVDDKEGTGTSARIPGYRVAGKTGTANRVDPKTGLYRGYTASFAGFAPADKPRVTVYCAIQNPTKGGYFGGQICGPIYKSVMEFALKTLQVPPTGAAPARLPTTFEP